A window of the Brassica napus cultivar Da-Ae chromosome A2, Da-Ae, whole genome shotgun sequence genome harbors these coding sequences:
- the LOC125587493 gene encoding uncharacterized protein LOC125587493 isoform X2, with amino-acid sequence MTLIGFLMFFGTSVDLWITVVVDRWWWKTGMSGGRGESGGRGRDGGAVVVLVVMQGAVAEEETVVAVDSDLVSLPKCLDENEDDGGLASVLKVVKEARCGFLKGVYV; translated from the exons ATGACATTGATAGGTTTTTTGATGTTCTTCGGAACTTCTGTAGATTT GTGGATAACAGTGGTGGTGGATCGGTGGTGGTGGAAGACTGGAATGAGCGGTGGTAGAGGAGAGAGTGGTGGCAGAGGAAGAGATGGTGGTGCCGTGGTTGTTTTGGTGGTGATGCAAGGAGCGGTGGCAGAGGAAGAGACGGTTGTGGCCGTGGATTCAGACTTAGTTTCACTCCCTAAG TGTTTGGACGAGAATGAAGACGACGGTGGATTGGCCAGTGTTCTGAAAGTAGTCAAGGAAGCTCGCTGTGGATTTTTAAAAGGTGTATATGTGTGA
- the LOC125587493 gene encoding uncharacterized protein LOC125587493 isoform X3 codes for MIYGWITVVVDRWWWKTGMSGGRGESGGRGRDGGAVVVLVVMQGAVAEEETVVAVDSDLVSLPKCLDENEDDGGLASVLKVVKEARCGFLKGVYV; via the exons ATGATTTATGG GTGGATAACAGTGGTGGTGGATCGGTGGTGGTGGAAGACTGGAATGAGCGGTGGTAGAGGAGAGAGTGGTGGCAGAGGAAGAGATGGTGGTGCCGTGGTTGTTTTGGTGGTGATGCAAGGAGCGGTGGCAGAGGAAGAGACGGTTGTGGCCGTGGATTCAGACTTAGTTTCACTCCCTAAG TGTTTGGACGAGAATGAAGACGACGGTGGATTGGCCAGTGTTCTGAAAGTAGTCAAGGAAGCTCGCTGTGGATTTTTAAAAGGTGTATATGTGTGA
- the LOC125587493 gene encoding uncharacterized protein LOC125587493 isoform X1, with the protein MRTTDLYRLFCSKSKLWRWITVVVDRWWWKTGMSGGRGESGGRGRDGGAVVVLVVMQGAVAEEETVVAVDSDLVSLPKCLDENEDDGGLASVLKVVKEARCGFLKGVYV; encoded by the exons ATGAGAACCACCGATCTCTATCGACTTTTCTGCAGCAAGTCAAAACTATGGAG GTGGATAACAGTGGTGGTGGATCGGTGGTGGTGGAAGACTGGAATGAGCGGTGGTAGAGGAGAGAGTGGTGGCAGAGGAAGAGATGGTGGTGCCGTGGTTGTTTTGGTGGTGATGCAAGGAGCGGTGGCAGAGGAAGAGACGGTTGTGGCCGTGGATTCAGACTTAGTTTCACTCCCTAAG TGTTTGGACGAGAATGAAGACGACGGTGGATTGGCCAGTGTTCTGAAAGTAGTCAAGGAAGCTCGCTGTGGATTTTTAAAAGGTGTATATGTGTGA
- the LOC125587493 gene encoding uncharacterized protein LOC125587493 isoform X4 produces MRTTDLYRLFCSKSKLWRWITVVVDRWWWKTGMSGGRGESGGRGRDGGAVVVLVVMQGAVAEEETVVAVDSDLVSLPKDQ; encoded by the exons ATGAGAACCACCGATCTCTATCGACTTTTCTGCAGCAAGTCAAAACTATGGAG GTGGATAACAGTGGTGGTGGATCGGTGGTGGTGGAAGACTGGAATGAGCGGTGGTAGAGGAGAGAGTGGTGGCAGAGGAAGAGATGGTGGTGCCGTGGTTGTTTTGGTGGTGATGCAAGGAGCGGTGGCAGAGGAAGAGACGGTTGTGGCCGTGGATTCAGACTTAGTTTCACTCCCTAAG GATCAATGA
- the LOC125587493 gene encoding uncharacterized protein LOC125587493 isoform X5 — MTLIGFLMFFGTSVDLWITVVVDRWWWKTGMSGGRGESGGRGRDGGAVVVLVVMQGAVAEEETVVAVDSDLVSLPKDQ, encoded by the exons ATGACATTGATAGGTTTTTTGATGTTCTTCGGAACTTCTGTAGATTT GTGGATAACAGTGGTGGTGGATCGGTGGTGGTGGAAGACTGGAATGAGCGGTGGTAGAGGAGAGAGTGGTGGCAGAGGAAGAGATGGTGGTGCCGTGGTTGTTTTGGTGGTGATGCAAGGAGCGGTGGCAGAGGAAGAGACGGTTGTGGCCGTGGATTCAGACTTAGTTTCACTCCCTAAG GATCAATGA